From a single Methylacidiphilum kamchatkense Kam1 genomic region:
- a CDS encoding hemolysin family protein, protein MSWKPLLIVFLILANGFFVAAEFAIIKVRITELKLLLKTKDWRLPLALKIVQNPTLFLSATQIGITLSSLGLGWIAEPAMAGWIKALLFRLGISHDITLNSLSYLFALCLITFLSIALGELAPKFLALQYARKIILFTSPILTISSILFYPAIFILNVSANWALKLLGFEPPKTTGRLGQSISMDELQQIIMHSAHAHPFDELINRIMIKALRLKNTTAQQVMIPKDRVVVLWLDQPIQENLKIAQRSGYSRFPVCEGSIDNLVGMVLLQELLWQYITLGEQTKLSSILRPALIFSPSTPLPVMLEKFRKARTHLAIVKDKNEKVIGLVSFEDVLEELVGDIRDEFDIEKGPIYELTKEYAVVDGDLPLRDLANETNWPLPIDTTQTVSEWCFEKIKRQPKKSEMFSVDGFNIVVEEVSPQKIKRVKLIRIQEPTDEESFFEAEH, encoded by the coding sequence ATGAGCTGGAAACCCCTGCTTATTGTTTTTCTCATCCTTGCAAACGGATTTTTCGTTGCGGCCGAGTTCGCCATCATCAAAGTAAGGATAACGGAACTGAAACTTCTTTTAAAAACAAAAGATTGGCGGCTACCTCTAGCTCTAAAGATCGTTCAAAATCCAACCCTATTTTTATCAGCTACCCAAATTGGGATTACCCTTTCTAGCCTAGGCTTAGGCTGGATAGCAGAACCGGCTATGGCTGGATGGATAAAAGCCCTGCTCTTCCGATTAGGCATCTCTCATGATATCACTTTAAATTCTCTTTCCTATTTGTTTGCCCTCTGCTTGATTACCTTTTTGTCTATTGCTCTTGGCGAATTAGCCCCAAAGTTTTTGGCGCTTCAATATGCCAGAAAGATTATTCTTTTTACAAGCCCCATCCTTACTATTTCTTCTATTCTTTTTTATCCTGCGATCTTTATTCTTAACGTTTCTGCTAATTGGGCTCTCAAGCTTCTTGGATTTGAACCTCCTAAGACAACTGGACGCTTGGGCCAGAGCATCTCTATGGATGAACTCCAACAAATCATCATGCATTCAGCCCACGCCCATCCTTTTGATGAACTAATTAACCGGATCATGATCAAAGCACTACGACTCAAAAATACGACCGCCCAACAAGTAATGATTCCAAAAGATAGGGTGGTTGTTCTCTGGCTTGATCAACCGATTCAAGAAAATCTTAAAATTGCTCAACGATCCGGTTATAGTCGCTTCCCCGTATGTGAAGGGTCTATCGATAATCTGGTTGGGATGGTCCTTCTTCAGGAACTTCTATGGCAATATATAACGCTTGGAGAACAAACAAAACTTTCTTCTATTCTACGACCCGCTCTCATTTTTTCTCCCTCTACCCCTTTGCCCGTAATGCTTGAAAAATTTCGTAAGGCCAGAACTCATCTGGCAATTGTTAAGGATAAAAATGAAAAAGTTATTGGCCTTGTCAGTTTTGAAGACGTGTTGGAAGAGTTAGTAGGCGACATTCGAGACGAATTTGACATTGAGAAGGGACCAATCTATGAACTGACCAAAGAGTACGCAGTGGTAGATGGAGATCTCCCCTTAAGAGATTTAGCCAATGAAACAAACTGGCCTCTGCCCATTGACACGACTCAAACAGTTTCTGAATGGTGTTTTGAGAAAATAAAAAGACAACCTAAAAAATCTGAAATGTTTTCGGTTGATGGATTTAATATTGTCGTTGAAGAGGTAAGTCCACAGAAGATAAAAAGAGTCAAACTCATTCGGATCCAAGAGCCAACCGATGAGGAAAGCTTCTTTGAAGCAGAACACTAA
- the pstS gene encoding phosphate ABC transporter substrate-binding protein PstS, which produces MSFFQKLTFFLGVLTIPYLLGMSGLFFGHSPPILNGAGGSFPYPLYSKWYFEYTKIDPSVRFNYQPIGSGGGIHQLLSHTIDFAGSDSPIPDTLLTGSSSEVIHIPTVAGAVVIAYNVANIPLLNLNKETISGIFLGEITRWNDPRIVSLNPQATLPDLPIVVIHRSDGSGTTYIFTEYLSKISQRWATLAGKGTSVRWQIGIGAKGNAGVAAAIKTIHGAIGYIELAYALQNDFSMAAIQNQTGQYVAPSMDSVTKAFPRSFDHKDFRISLTDSAEEGAYPIAGLTWILLNINSTPPLRLECLIKFLSWALTDGQTYALPMDYAPLPSSLRQNVLNLLEEVKRKNSLSVFPWSQRGAYWLLLGKECKMSCPNLAIFKNK; this is translated from the coding sequence ATGTCTTTTTTTCAAAAACTTACCTTCTTTTTAGGAGTTTTAACCATTCCGTATTTATTAGGAATGAGCGGGCTATTCTTTGGACACAGCCCTCCTATTCTCAATGGTGCTGGGGGTAGCTTTCCCTATCCTCTCTATTCGAAATGGTATTTTGAATACACTAAAATCGATCCTTCTGTCCGCTTTAACTATCAACCTATAGGCTCGGGAGGAGGGATTCATCAGCTCTTAAGCCATACCATAGATTTTGCCGGTTCCGATAGTCCAATTCCTGATACTCTCCTCACTGGCTCTTCAAGTGAAGTCATCCATATTCCAACAGTAGCTGGGGCTGTCGTAATTGCCTATAATGTGGCAAATATTCCCCTTTTAAACCTCAATAAAGAAACCATCAGTGGCATCTTTCTGGGTGAAATAACCCGATGGAACGATCCTCGAATTGTTTCTTTAAATCCACAAGCGACCCTACCAGATCTTCCTATTGTCGTAATCCACCGATCAGACGGGAGTGGAACGACTTATATCTTTACAGAATATCTTTCTAAAATAAGTCAACGCTGGGCCACTCTTGCAGGAAAAGGCACTTCGGTACGTTGGCAGATTGGTATAGGTGCCAAGGGCAATGCTGGAGTTGCTGCGGCCATTAAAACAATCCATGGGGCCATTGGCTATATCGAATTGGCTTATGCTCTACAAAACGACTTTTCCATGGCAGCGATTCAAAACCAAACTGGGCAGTATGTGGCCCCTTCCATGGATAGTGTCACAAAAGCCTTTCCTCGGTCTTTTGATCACAAAGACTTTCGGATCTCCTTAACGGATTCAGCTGAAGAAGGTGCCTATCCTATCGCCGGGCTGACTTGGATTTTGCTGAATATTAACTCGACTCCTCCATTAAGATTAGAATGTCTTATTAAATTTTTATCTTGGGCTTTAACCGATGGCCAAACGTACGCCCTGCCGATGGATTATGCCCCCTTGCCTTCCTCTCTTCGGCAAAATGTTTTGAATTTACTGGAGGAAGTGAAAAGGAAAAATTCTCTGTCTGTGTTTCCATGGAGCCAACGGGGGGCTTATTGGCTCTTACTAGGAAAAGAGTGTAAAATGAGTTGTCCAAATCTAGCCATTTTTAAAAATAAATAA
- the pstA gene encoding phosphate ABC transporter permease PstA, whose product MRVAFYRLRKFENILIKLLCAFASFFVILPFVLILVYLIVAGASSFNFDFITQLPKPIGEKGGGMANSIVGTLILMGLTFLIGTPIGILSGVFVAEYGNEKLRKIVRFSADLLNGTPSIVIGILVYGWIVSPMHGFSVIAASIALSLIFIPLVLRTTEESLLLVPKELRDAALALGIRKWKVVCYVLIETAKQGILSGILVALARISGETAPLLFTAFGNQYWTYRLDEPISALPLQIFEYAISPYEQWHKDAWAGALVLLLLIFLLHLSVRILLKKNS is encoded by the coding sequence ATGAGGGTTGCGTTTTATCGATTGAGAAAATTCGAAAATATCCTTATTAAGCTGCTCTGTGCCTTTGCTTCCTTTTTTGTTATCTTACCCTTTGTTCTTATCTTAGTTTATCTGATCGTTGCAGGAGCCTCTTCCTTTAATTTCGATTTTATCACTCAATTGCCAAAACCGATTGGAGAAAAAGGAGGAGGAATGGCAAATTCCATAGTGGGAACCCTTATTCTGATGGGTTTAACTTTTCTGATCGGCACTCCCATTGGGATTCTCAGTGGGGTATTTGTTGCTGAATATGGCAATGAGAAGCTAAGAAAAATCGTTCGATTTTCTGCCGATCTTCTCAATGGGACTCCATCTATTGTTATTGGAATTTTAGTGTATGGTTGGATTGTTTCTCCAATGCATGGATTTTCTGTAATAGCTGCCTCGATTGCCTTAAGTCTTATATTTATCCCCCTCGTCTTACGGACTACCGAAGAATCCCTTCTCCTTGTGCCAAAGGAACTGCGAGATGCTGCCCTGGCTTTAGGGATAAGAAAGTGGAAAGTAGTGTGTTATGTCTTGATTGAAACAGCGAAGCAGGGCATTTTATCTGGAATTCTCGTAGCCCTTGCTAGAATTTCTGGAGAAACAGCTCCTCTACTCTTCACCGCTTTTGGGAATCAATATTGGACCTATAGACTTGATGAACCCATCTCAGCCCTGCCCTTGCAGATTTTTGAATACGCTATTTCCCCTTATGAACAGTGGCACAAGGATGCCTGGGCTGGTGCCCTCGTGCTACTTTTATTGATATTTCTCCTTCATCTTTCTGTACGAATCCTCTTAAAGAAGAATAGCTAA
- a CDS encoding lysophospholipid acyltransferase family protein, giving the protein MSHIIFSSSLITEARKWARGKFSPAFAGSLIRSLAKTLRYELHDPFGIVSSPPNTPLIFSFWHNRLFLMPYLYRKHFPSRKLIAMVSGSNDGKFLSRLLGQFNLFPASGSSSKRGISAFKRAIQAAKKEGFDIAVTPDGPRGPCYSFQEGVLQLSRLSGFPIVAVSYHLEKKIELNSWDRFQIPLPFSKCTIFVGPMFSIPKNITEDKLLELKTELSIALSR; this is encoded by the coding sequence ATGTCCCACATCATTTTTAGCTCTTCGTTGATCACAGAAGCTAGGAAATGGGCAAGAGGGAAATTTTCTCCTGCTTTCGCAGGTAGTCTCATTCGCAGTTTAGCAAAAACGCTCCGCTATGAGCTCCATGATCCTTTTGGAATTGTCAGCTCTCCCCCTAATACACCGCTTATCTTCTCCTTTTGGCATAACCGCCTTTTCCTGATGCCTTATCTATACAGAAAACATTTTCCGTCCAGAAAGCTCATTGCCATGGTCAGCGGTAGTAACGACGGCAAATTTCTGAGTCGACTCTTAGGACAATTCAATCTTTTCCCAGCCTCAGGTTCTTCTTCAAAAAGAGGCATTTCGGCTTTTAAAAGAGCCATTCAAGCAGCTAAAAAAGAAGGATTTGATATAGCGGTCACCCCTGATGGCCCTCGAGGCCCTTGTTATTCCTTTCAAGAGGGGGTGCTTCAACTAAGCAGGCTTTCTGGCTTTCCCATCGTAGCTGTCAGTTATCATCTTGAAAAAAAAATAGAATTAAACAGTTGGGATCGCTTTCAAATTCCTCTTCCATTTAGCAAGTGTACCATTTTTGTAGGTCCTATGTTTTCGATCCCCAAAAATATAACCGAAGATAAACTGCTTGAACTGAAAACCGAATTATCGATAGCGCTTTCTAGGTAA
- the pstC gene encoding phosphate ABC transporter permease subunit PstC: MGRMLFSSQHNTANNDPFELAHPNRGQKFKENVFTLLVYCCAFTLPTLLVFAAYELTTKCMPSVSKFGLSFLFNHDWNPVSGHFGALPFLYGTAMSSGLSLLIASCLGIGTALFLTEFSPRWIQKPLIILIQIISAIPSVVWGLWALFELIPWLQKYVVPFLKDYLGFLPLFQGNFYGVSLLSGSLVVAIMILPIMISVTIEMIKSVPSIYKEAVFALGSTHWESIRIGVLPFIRKGLLGVAILGLGRAIGEAMAVTMVIGNRPEISLSLLSPAYTLSSVLANEFAESTSELHISALYEIALLLGAITIVVNLLAQLFIHGLEPLDFTKLFGKENQKKNLS; encoded by the coding sequence ATGGGAAGGATGCTTTTTTCTTCGCAGCACAATACAGCCAATAACGATCCTTTTGAGCTAGCGCACCCCAACAGAGGGCAAAAATTCAAAGAAAATGTGTTTACTCTTCTTGTTTATTGTTGTGCTTTTACGTTGCCTACTTTGCTCGTATTTGCAGCCTATGAGCTCACGACAAAATGCATGCCATCTGTCAGCAAATTCGGGCTTTCCTTTCTGTTTAATCATGATTGGAATCCTGTATCTGGCCATTTTGGGGCATTACCCTTTCTCTATGGCACAGCCATGTCTTCTGGATTATCATTATTGATCGCATCCTGCTTAGGCATTGGAACAGCTCTTTTCCTTACAGAATTTTCTCCACGATGGATCCAAAAGCCCCTCATTATCTTGATCCAAATAATATCTGCCATTCCTAGCGTTGTTTGGGGACTGTGGGCTCTTTTTGAACTTATCCCCTGGTTGCAAAAATATGTTGTCCCTTTTCTCAAAGACTACTTAGGGTTTCTTCCCTTATTCCAAGGTAATTTTTATGGAGTGAGTTTGCTTTCCGGCTCTCTCGTTGTTGCTATCATGATTCTTCCAATCATGATCTCCGTTACCATAGAAATGATCAAATCGGTTCCATCTATTTATAAGGAAGCAGTCTTTGCTCTTGGCTCTACTCACTGGGAATCGATCCGCATCGGAGTCCTGCCTTTTATCAGAAAAGGGCTTTTGGGTGTTGCTATCCTCGGACTTGGCAGAGCAATAGGAGAAGCCATGGCTGTAACCATGGTTATTGGCAATAGGCCCGAGATTTCTCTTTCGCTTTTGTCTCCAGCCTATACTCTATCCAGTGTGCTTGCCAATGAATTTGCTGAATCAACATCCGAACTTCACATTAGTGCTCTTTATGAAATTGCGCTCCTTTTAGGGGCAATAACTATCGTAGTGAATCTGCTCGCACAGCTTTTCATCCATGGATTGGAACCCTTGGATTTCACTAAGTTGTTTGGAAAAGAAAACCAAAAGAAAAATTTAAGTTAA
- a CDS encoding succinate dehydrogenase/fumarate reductase iron-sulfur subunit, whose translation MKIRLKIWRQPSRAAKGDFVFYALDGLNPNMSFLEMLDYLNEKLISEGQEPVAFDSDCREGICGSCSLMINGKPHGPGFGITTCQLYLRQFQDDQEIIVEPFRSRAFPVIKDLIVDRSALDRIMQAGGFISTLVGQAPEANSIAIPHDVAEKAFDAAHCIGCGACVAVCKNSSASLFVGAKIAHLSLLPQGQPERRKRVLQMVRQADKEGFGACSFTKACEAVCPKAISVEVISRMYREYLTSAWMQKLGWIN comes from the coding sequence ATGAAAATACGATTGAAGATTTGGCGTCAGCCCTCTAGAGCTGCAAAAGGGGATTTTGTCTTTTATGCCTTAGATGGACTCAATCCCAATATGTCTTTTCTCGAAATGCTTGATTATCTGAACGAAAAACTGATATCCGAAGGCCAAGAACCTGTTGCATTTGATTCTGACTGTAGGGAAGGCATATGCGGTAGCTGCTCCCTGATGATCAATGGGAAACCCCATGGCCCAGGCTTTGGAATTACGACCTGTCAACTCTATCTGCGGCAATTTCAAGATGACCAAGAAATCATTGTGGAGCCTTTTCGAAGCCGAGCGTTTCCAGTGATCAAGGATCTCATTGTCGATCGTTCAGCTTTGGACAGAATTATGCAGGCAGGAGGATTTATTTCCACCTTGGTTGGCCAAGCTCCTGAGGCCAATAGTATTGCGATACCGCATGACGTTGCAGAGAAAGCCTTTGATGCTGCCCATTGTATCGGTTGTGGTGCCTGTGTGGCTGTTTGTAAGAATAGTTCAGCTTCCCTGTTTGTGGGAGCGAAAATAGCACATCTTTCTTTGTTGCCGCAAGGTCAGCCAGAAAGGCGAAAACGGGTGCTTCAAATGGTTAGACAAGCTGACAAAGAAGGATTTGGAGCTTGTAGTTTTACGAAAGCCTGTGAGGCTGTTTGTCCTAAAGCAATTTCGGTTGAAGTCATTTCTAGAATGTATCGGGAGTATCTAACAAGCGCTTGGATGCAGAAATTAGGGTGGATTAACTGA
- a CDS encoding bifunctional folylpolyglutamate synthase/dihydrofolate synthase encodes MNNPFSQDPFYRQALKFLGQTRTVGMKLGLQNIIELAEEMGNIHEKMNFIHIAGTNGKGSTAAFIASALKRSGYKTGLYTSPHLVTIRERIQINGHPISREQFSHWVLEIQEKIERMKQRKKDFACTFFEIITMVAILEFFRCKVDWVVWETGLGGRLDATNIVNPRLTIITNIDYDHTQFLGDTLESIAEEKAGIIKEGVPVIVGKMPKEALAVIEKRALEKGAELIDICQVVGMKPIKMDYERQWVEIANIPFCLGLTGIHQLENAACAFAALRLLFAKENSMDIKRMQEGFRTVCWPGRFQVIRRAPLCIIDGAHNVAATKQLVANWEQIVGAEPYHLVFGVLQDKNFPMMAQILKRKAARATLIKPPTSRGLEPKELLPYFDGITTQICPSWADFMASMDGSLEPILATGSLYLIGQILVEEYEGKEEFKWNELLDG; translated from the coding sequence ATGAATAATCCTTTTTCGCAAGATCCATTCTATAGGCAAGCTCTTAAGTTCCTTGGTCAAACCAGAACAGTAGGGATGAAACTTGGCTTGCAAAACATTATAGAGCTGGCCGAGGAAATGGGAAATATTCATGAAAAAATGAATTTTATTCATATTGCTGGCACTAACGGCAAGGGTTCTACAGCTGCATTTATTGCCTCAGCATTGAAAAGGAGTGGATATAAAACCGGTCTTTATACTTCGCCTCATCTCGTTACTATCAGGGAAAGAATACAGATTAATGGGCATCCAATCTCTAGGGAACAATTTAGTCATTGGGTCTTGGAAATTCAAGAAAAGATTGAAAGGATGAAACAAAGAAAGAAGGATTTTGCCTGTACCTTTTTTGAAATTATTACAATGGTAGCCATTTTAGAATTTTTCAGGTGCAAGGTGGATTGGGTGGTTTGGGAGACGGGGCTGGGCGGTCGTTTAGATGCCACCAACATAGTCAATCCTAGACTTACTATCATTACCAACATCGACTATGATCATACTCAATTTTTAGGAGACACTTTAGAATCGATTGCGGAAGAAAAAGCTGGGATAATCAAAGAAGGGGTTCCTGTGATTGTGGGCAAAATGCCTAAAGAAGCCTTGGCTGTCATAGAAAAGAGGGCATTGGAAAAAGGGGCAGAGCTCATTGATATCTGCCAAGTGGTGGGGATGAAACCCATAAAAATGGACTATGAAAGGCAATGGGTGGAAATTGCGAATATTCCTTTTTGTTTAGGCTTAACTGGAATCCATCAACTAGAGAATGCAGCCTGTGCTTTTGCTGCCCTTCGCCTCCTTTTTGCTAAGGAAAATAGTATGGACATAAAGAGGATGCAGGAGGGATTTAGAACGGTTTGCTGGCCTGGAAGATTCCAAGTCATTCGCAGAGCTCCTTTGTGCATTATCGATGGAGCCCATAATGTGGCAGCGACAAAGCAGCTCGTTGCAAACTGGGAGCAGATTGTTGGAGCCGAACCTTATCATTTAGTTTTTGGAGTGCTACAAGACAAAAACTTTCCTATGATGGCTCAAATTCTTAAAAGGAAAGCCGCAAGGGCAACTTTGATCAAACCACCTACCTCTAGAGGTCTAGAACCAAAAGAACTCCTTCCTTATTTTGATGGCATTACAACACAAATCTGCCCCTCCTGGGCTGACTTTATGGCCTCCATGGATGGTTCCTTAGAGCCGATTTTAGCTACTGGCTCCCTTTACTTAATTGGCCAAATTTTGGTCGAGGAATACGAAGGCAAAGAAGAATTCAAATGGAATGAATTATTAGATGGATAA
- the pstB gene encoding phosphate ABC transporter ATP-binding protein PstB, translated as MTHKSPFSYPSSPSNPDSNPTGSFAFEIRDLNVWFGTKQSLFNISMNIFYQQILAIIGPSGCGKSTFLRCLNRMHELSPGVRVEGSVKLMGKEIYAPDVDPTLIRRRVGMVFQKSTPFPTMSIEENVLIGLKLAGIRNRSFLEERLEQSLRMAALWDEVKDRLEAPGTSLSGGQQQRLCIARAIAVQPEVLLMDEPCSALDPIATAQIEELIVSLKKNYTIVLVTHNLQEAGKTSDYTAFFLGGKLIEMDSTKKLFTNPRHKFTEDYITGRFG; from the coding sequence ATGACCCATAAAAGTCCTTTTTCTTATCCTTCTTCCCCTTCCAATCCAGACTCCAATCCAACAGGCTCCTTCGCCTTTGAGATTCGTGATTTAAATGTCTGGTTTGGTACGAAGCAATCTCTTTTTAATATCTCGATGAATATCTTCTATCAACAGATTCTTGCTATTATTGGACCGAGTGGTTGTGGGAAATCGACGTTTTTACGCTGTCTCAATCGTATGCATGAATTATCTCCCGGAGTTAGAGTCGAAGGCTCAGTGAAACTGATGGGTAAAGAAATTTATGCTCCGGATGTCGATCCAACTTTGATTCGAAGAAGGGTAGGAATGGTATTTCAAAAATCTACTCCCTTTCCTACTATGTCCATAGAAGAAAATGTCTTGATAGGATTGAAATTAGCAGGCATCCGCAATCGATCCTTTTTAGAAGAAAGACTCGAACAGTCCCTTCGAATGGCTGCATTATGGGATGAGGTAAAAGACAGACTGGAGGCTCCAGGCACAAGTCTGTCTGGTGGACAACAACAACGGCTATGTATAGCCCGTGCAATTGCTGTACAGCCCGAAGTCTTGCTAATGGACGAACCCTGTTCAGCCCTTGATCCGATTGCCACCGCTCAGATCGAAGAGCTTATTGTCAGTCTCAAAAAAAACTACACCATTGTCCTAGTCACTCATAACCTGCAGGAAGCAGGGAAAACATCAGACTATACGGCTTTTTTCCTCGGCGGCAAGCTGATTGAAATGGATTCAACAAAGAAACTTTTTACCAATCCTCGGCACAAATTTACAGAGGATTATATTACAGGGAGATTTGGCTGA
- a CDS encoding succinate dehydrogenase cytochrome b subunit, producing the protein MKFILGLSGLVLFLFLIVHMLGNWQVFLPPYYMNVYAYYLKSNPVVLWSVRLFLLGALIVHVSTAIKLWKINRAARPQPYKLLLPNQASFESRTMIVSGLIVLVFILFHLYHFSFKGPPFGFFKNFLFPLSKQMIPDVRTMVIVGFQNPWVTLFYVFSLSVLFLHLRHALESFLNSLGFVNSKSLPWEKIVAHAFALILYVGFLIIPMAIFLRLIH; encoded by the coding sequence TTGAAGTTCATTTTAGGGCTTAGTGGCTTAGTTTTATTCCTTTTTCTAATAGTTCATATGCTGGGGAACTGGCAGGTCTTTCTGCCTCCCTATTATATGAACGTGTATGCTTATTATTTAAAATCGAATCCTGTAGTTCTTTGGTCCGTGCGGTTATTCCTTCTTGGAGCATTGATTGTTCATGTGAGCACCGCCATAAAATTATGGAAAATTAATCGAGCGGCTCGGCCTCAGCCCTACAAACTTTTACTTCCAAACCAAGCCAGTTTTGAGTCTAGGACTATGATAGTCTCTGGATTGATCGTATTAGTTTTTATACTCTTCCACCTCTATCATTTTAGTTTTAAAGGTCCACCTTTTGGATTTTTCAAAAACTTTCTTTTCCCCTTATCGAAACAAATGATCCCAGACGTTCGAACGATGGTCATCGTGGGATTTCAGAATCCCTGGGTAACCTTGTTTTATGTTTTTTCCCTATCTGTTTTGTTCCTCCACCTCCGGCATGCCTTAGAAAGTTTTCTTAACTCATTGGGGTTTGTGAATAGCAAATCGCTACCCTGGGAAAAAATCGTTGCGCATGCCTTTGCTTTAATTTTATATGTCGGCTTTCTTATCATCCCAATGGCTATTTTTTTGAGGCTAATTCATTAA
- a CDS encoding bile acid:sodium symporter family protein: protein MHNLPRLLLKGFHRLFDLIHKKFFIFLILSYLLAALFPETGLKLRDITLFHWNLLGVREEITFPIFQLFILLFNGGFGVKIREFITQLSKPLPLILGVFFNLIVPCLFVSLYWFISSLWHNPKERYDLFVGLILIIAMPIAGSTIGWSQNSNANIPLSLGLVFFSTLLSPLLTPMIFQAAKVLGGTYKPELFGHISHQINSQFLILDIVIPSFLGMFARLISGNVLYEKVIRIIKPLNEINLLVLIYSNAATALPFIIHKPDTDFFLLIGIVVFLLCLIRFHAGQWIGALFHFGEPTKRSLIYALGMNNNGMGLVLSNAVVGNQPSIILPIILYNLFQQILAAAFYSSWTKKDNLLGASTEGPAIIKGKQLTQKFKNCSSVNPP from the coding sequence ATGCACAATTTGCCAAGGCTTCTTTTAAAGGGCTTTCATAGGCTTTTTGATTTAATTCATAAAAAATTTTTTATCTTTTTGATTCTCTCCTACCTGCTGGCTGCTTTATTCCCAGAAACTGGTCTTAAGCTTAGGGATATAACCCTCTTTCATTGGAATCTTTTAGGAGTGAGAGAAGAGATTACTTTTCCAATATTCCAGCTCTTTATCCTGCTTTTCAATGGAGGCTTTGGGGTAAAAATCAGAGAATTCATAACCCAATTGTCAAAACCACTGCCTTTGATCCTAGGCGTTTTTTTTAATTTAATAGTCCCTTGTCTGTTCGTTTCGCTTTATTGGTTTATTTCCAGCCTATGGCATAATCCAAAGGAACGGTACGATCTTTTTGTGGGTCTCATCCTGATTATAGCCATGCCTATTGCCGGCTCTACCATTGGCTGGTCGCAAAATTCAAACGCTAACATCCCTCTTAGCCTTGGATTAGTCTTCTTTTCGACTCTCCTCAGCCCCCTTCTTACTCCAATGATTTTTCAGGCAGCAAAAGTTTTGGGAGGAACCTATAAACCAGAGCTATTCGGACATATTAGTCATCAGATCAACAGCCAATTCCTCATTCTAGACATTGTCATCCCTTCCTTTTTAGGAATGTTTGCTAGACTGATATCTGGAAATGTACTTTATGAAAAAGTCATCCGGATTATTAAACCACTCAACGAAATAAACTTGTTGGTTCTAATTTATTCCAATGCTGCTACCGCCCTTCCTTTTATAATACACAAGCCTGATACTGATTTTTTTCTTTTAATCGGCATCGTCGTCTTTCTCCTTTGCTTGATAAGATTCCATGCTGGCCAATGGATAGGAGCTCTCTTTCATTTTGGTGAGCCTACAAAGCGCTCCCTCATTTATGCTCTTGGCATGAATAACAATGGGATGGGGCTAGTCCTTAGCAATGCTGTCGTTGGCAATCAACCTTCCATTATCTTGCCTATCATTCTTTACAACCTTTTTCAGCAGATTCTGGCTGCTGCTTTTTATTCCTCATGGACCAAGAAAGACAATCTTCTTGGAGCTTCCACAGAAGGTCCCGCTATCATAAAAGGAAAACAGCTGACCCAAAAATTCAAAAACTGTAGCTCAGTTAATCCACCCTAA
- a CDS encoding HAD family hydrolase → MKRPAIVFDLVGTLLQTALPVGVVYSKLLTEYGIRSDPKVMHDNFIKVFDLFKFRPQGTIPKDGNDKMFWEKIVKTVLQESGIPLGSFFSDYFNKLYAYYSKKEAWKLYPEVVSALEKLTSLGFPLFVASNWDSRARTVLMEWGIMPFFSDIFLSAECGVAKPEALFYHLILLKTRQVSSTVFFVEDDPQMLPPYSEKIRFFLLKRPITNLFDLLSQLQKSSSDQ, encoded by the coding sequence ATGAAAAGGCCGGCTATAGTCTTCGATCTAGTGGGAACACTGTTACAGACAGCATTGCCTGTGGGCGTCGTTTATTCGAAATTGCTTACAGAATACGGCATTAGAAGCGATCCAAAGGTTATGCACGATAATTTTATAAAAGTTTTTGATCTTTTTAAGTTTCGGCCTCAAGGAACGATTCCCAAAGATGGGAACGACAAAATGTTTTGGGAAAAAATTGTCAAAACGGTGCTTCAAGAAAGTGGGATTCCTCTGGGTTCTTTCTTTTCTGATTATTTCAATAAACTGTATGCTTATTATTCCAAAAAAGAGGCTTGGAAGCTTTATCCAGAGGTTGTGAGCGCTCTTGAAAAGCTCACTTCCCTTGGTTTCCCTCTGTTTGTTGCATCCAATTGGGATAGTCGTGCTCGAACAGTCCTGATGGAATGGGGGATAATGCCATTTTTTTCAGACATTTTTTTATCCGCAGAATGCGGAGTGGCTAAACCAGAAGCATTGTTCTATCACTTAATTCTTTTAAAAACAAGGCAAGTGAGTTCAACAGTTTTTTTTGTCGAGGATGACCCTCAGATGCTGCCGCCATACTCAGAAAAGATCCGCTTTTTTCTTTTAAAAAGACCTATTACAAATCTTTTCGATCTTTTATCTCAGCTCCAAAAAAGCTCTTCTGATCAATGA